One genomic segment of Kocuria rhizophila DC2201 includes these proteins:
- a CDS encoding DEAD/DEAH box helicase, which produces MVNFEEMLASEADGVPTEPRELYASLSKSSGYGRLWDVQGQVLSRWYEHKNKKDIVIKVNTGGGKTILGLLILQSYMNQGDGPGLYVVPNKQLAKQVAEDAQNLGIQTTSNVDSSQYLAGEAIGIINIYELINGRTKFSDNRQSRPPVPIGSVVIDDAHAALSTTRTQLSFTIKRNSGNGAYDKLLQLFSNSLSEQSRNGYLDLLEERRGQPMRVPFWEWRKKFSDALSILREISKEDGELYWSWPALAETLQYCRVVFSEKEVCITPYCPPIDHVSSFVKANHRVFLTATLADASILVTDFDADPRSVENCITPILAGDIGERMILVPQEINPSLRVDKLRMRIARFAEQYNMVVIVPSEKSARAWNGLNGKIAVGDEVDAVVSELRSGQHIGLVVIVNRYDGIDLPDDACRILVLDGLPEAFSPDDQLSASLEKNSGSVTNQQVQRIEQGMGRGVRSNEDHCVVFLLGTRLAQLTADPSSLQKFSPATRAQLKLSRQVAAKIENVPLEKIMQTAEQALMRDPGWVKLAANKLRNIQPESESVSPVAIAKRRSFNSLQSGDEQTAVQIVAEAVEKVSDDTNVGILLELQATYADLHDPTMGQQLLRQARAKNPRVTRPLGGAPYVALESPGIQTNNCSERLLRRFNNKNSFLLEVENISDDLVFDEDRVQQFEEALYRLGSVIGLGSQRPEFDIGSGPDNLWALGDQKYWVIEAKSGAKSVAIGKRDMGQLAESMMWFQARYDPQAIATPVMVHPANMIYSDATAVPEMRIINKRKLSELVKAFREFGRALSQANWEDLEEVNRLLHGHGLQASDLEKYTVPQKGVKNS; this is translated from the coding sequence ATGGTTAACTTTGAAGAGATGCTCGCCTCTGAAGCCGATGGCGTGCCCACGGAACCGAGAGAACTTTATGCGTCCCTTAGCAAATCGTCGGGATATGGCAGATTATGGGATGTTCAGGGCCAGGTACTCAGCCGTTGGTACGAGCACAAAAATAAAAAAGATATCGTAATTAAAGTAAATACCGGCGGCGGCAAGACTATTCTGGGCCTTTTAATTCTGCAAAGCTACATGAATCAAGGAGACGGCCCTGGATTATACGTAGTGCCAAATAAACAACTTGCAAAACAGGTAGCGGAAGATGCGCAAAACTTAGGTATTCAAACCACCTCCAACGTAGATAGTTCTCAATACTTGGCCGGTGAAGCTATTGGGATCATAAATATCTACGAATTAATAAACGGTAGAACTAAATTTTCCGATAATCGTCAGTCACGACCGCCCGTCCCTATCGGGTCTGTCGTAATCGATGATGCCCATGCGGCTCTTAGTACCACGCGGACGCAGCTCTCGTTCACCATTAAACGCAACTCGGGAAATGGCGCCTATGATAAATTGCTTCAATTGTTCTCAAACAGTCTTAGCGAGCAATCACGAAACGGATATCTTGATCTCCTGGAAGAACGCCGTGGACAACCAATGCGTGTGCCGTTTTGGGAGTGGCGCAAAAAGTTTTCAGACGCATTATCAATACTGCGTGAGATATCCAAGGAGGACGGGGAACTGTATTGGTCGTGGCCTGCTTTGGCGGAAACCTTGCAATACTGTAGGGTAGTATTTTCTGAAAAAGAAGTATGTATTACTCCGTACTGCCCACCTATTGATCATGTAAGCTCATTCGTGAAAGCGAATCATAGAGTCTTCTTGACCGCTACCCTTGCTGATGCGAGTATTCTCGTTACAGATTTCGACGCGGACCCGAGAAGTGTGGAAAACTGCATTACCCCGATTTTGGCGGGCGATATTGGTGAGCGCATGATTCTTGTTCCGCAAGAGATAAATCCATCTCTTCGCGTAGACAAATTACGCATGAGAATTGCTCGGTTTGCCGAGCAATACAACATGGTCGTGATAGTGCCAAGTGAAAAAAGTGCGAGAGCATGGAATGGCCTCAACGGCAAAATAGCCGTCGGCGACGAGGTAGACGCGGTTGTTTCTGAGCTCCGGAGTGGACAGCATATCGGCCTCGTAGTTATAGTAAATCGGTATGATGGCATTGACTTACCTGACGATGCTTGCCGTATTCTCGTGCTCGATGGTCTACCGGAAGCTTTTAGCCCAGATGACCAGTTGAGTGCCTCCTTGGAAAAAAATTCGGGAAGCGTTACCAATCAGCAAGTCCAACGAATTGAACAAGGTATGGGCCGTGGTGTCCGAAGCAATGAAGATCATTGTGTAGTTTTCTTGCTTGGAACTCGATTGGCCCAGCTTACCGCTGATCCAAGCAGTCTTCAAAAATTTAGCCCGGCTACTCGCGCTCAGTTGAAACTATCGCGTCAAGTTGCCGCGAAAATAGAAAACGTTCCCCTAGAAAAAATAATGCAAACGGCGGAACAAGCGTTAATGCGAGATCCTGGGTGGGTTAAACTTGCCGCAAATAAATTGCGAAATATTCAACCAGAATCTGAATCCGTTTCCCCAGTCGCAATTGCTAAACGTAGATCTTTTAATAGTTTGCAAAGTGGCGATGAACAGACTGCCGTCCAAATTGTCGCGGAGGCTGTAGAAAAGGTCTCTGATGATACTAATGTAGGTATTCTTTTAGAATTGCAAGCGACGTATGCTGATTTACACGATCCAACCATGGGGCAGCAGCTCCTTAGGCAAGCTCGGGCAAAAAATCCTCGTGTAACAAGACCATTAGGTGGGGCACCATACGTTGCACTGGAGTCTCCCGGAATACAAACTAATAACTGCAGCGAAAGACTCTTAAGAAGGTTCAACAACAAAAATTCATTTTTGCTCGAAGTTGAAAATATATCTGATGACTTAGTGTTCGACGAGGATAGAGTGCAACAGTTCGAGGAAGCGTTGTATCGGCTTGGGAGTGTAATAGGACTTGGCTCGCAACGCCCTGAGTTCGATATTGGTTCGGGCCCCGACAACCTGTGGGCTCTGGGCGATCAAAAATACTGGGTAATAGAGGCCAAATCTGGGGCAAAGAGCGTGGCCATTGGGAAGCGCGACATGGGTCAGCTCGCAGAATCGATGATGTGGTTCCAAGCCCGCTATGATCCCCAAGCCATTGCGACGCCCGTCATGGTTCATCCCGCTAATATGATATATTCCGATGCCACAGCCGTTCCTGAAATGAGAATTATCAACAAACGGAAGCTTAGTGAACTAGTAAAAGCGTTTCGTGAATTTGGACGCGCCCTTAGCCAAGCTAATTGGGAGGACTTGGAGGAAGTGAATCGACTTCTGCATGGACATGGATTACAGGCCTCGGATCTGGAAAAATATACAGTCCCCCAAAAGGGTGTCAAAAATAGCTGA
- a CDS encoding IS481-like element ISKrh3 family transposase gives MAHANAPLTPEGRQRLVTRVLDDDRPISHVATEAGIARSTLTKWVARYRADGPEGLGDRSSAPVERPTRVSLEVLELIDRWRRDHKWSARRIHLELTERGHHCCMRTVSRWLKRLGISRRRDLDPTGENNRTVGKITARFPGHMLHLDVKKVGKIPDGGGWWAHGRGSSKALASKRAHKQRVGYTYLHSAVDGYSRLAYTEALEDETAQATIGFFARARAYFAAHGITRLIRVVTDNGANYRAARFVAAVQSHASRHQRTRAYTPRHNGKVERYQRLPSEECLYARVYDSEQARRKAIGVWVHHYNYHRPHTACADQPPASRVHERVDNVMTSYT, from the coding sequence ATGGCTCACGCTAACGCCCCGCTGACCCCGGAAGGAAGACAGCGCCTCGTCACCCGCGTCCTCGACGATGACCGGCCCATCTCCCACGTCGCCACTGAAGCCGGCATCGCGCGTTCCACACTGACCAAATGGGTGGCTCGCTACCGGGCCGACGGCCCCGAAGGACTCGGGGACCGCTCCAGCGCACCAGTTGAGCGCCCGACCCGGGTATCTCTCGAGGTGCTCGAGCTGATCGACCGGTGGCGTCGCGACCACAAGTGGTCGGCTCGGCGTATCCATCTCGAACTGACCGAACGCGGTCATCACTGCTGCATGCGCACGGTATCCCGCTGGTTGAAGCGGCTCGGGATCAGCCGACGTCGTGACCTGGACCCGACCGGAGAGAACAACCGTACAGTCGGGAAGATCACCGCCCGGTTCCCCGGCCACATGCTCCACCTGGACGTGAAGAAAGTCGGGAAGATCCCTGACGGGGGCGGCTGGTGGGCTCATGGACGCGGCAGCAGCAAAGCACTGGCATCCAAGCGCGCGCATAAGCAGCGCGTCGGCTACACCTACTTGCACTCGGCAGTCGATGGATACTCCCGGCTGGCGTACACCGAAGCACTCGAAGACGAGACCGCCCAGGCCACGATCGGGTTCTTCGCCCGGGCTCGCGCATACTTCGCAGCCCACGGCATCACGCGCCTCATTCGCGTCGTGACGGACAACGGGGCCAACTATCGAGCGGCACGATTCGTGGCCGCTGTGCAGTCGCATGCCTCACGGCATCAGCGGACACGGGCGTACACGCCGAGGCATAACGGGAAGGTCGAGCGGTACCAGAGGCTGCCTTCCGAGGAATGCCTCTATGCCCGCGTCTACGACTCCGAACAGGCTCGTCGGAAGGCGATCGGGGTGTGGGTCCATCACTACAACTATCATCGGCCTCATACCGCCTGTGCAGATCAGCCACCGGCCAGCCGCGTCCACGAACGTGTAGACAACGTCATGACCTCATACACCTAG
- a CDS encoding ComEA family DNA-binding protein, producing the protein MPGSSAGHAGATGAAIHKAAVAGAEAEPLPPSGERSDGPEPPPAAHFDPEALSAPHMHSRHREDVTVRRSLSRPALVLLYVMLLVALGAGCAALLRGGEDQDAVMVSATTSAEESSPGGDPRESSGAPEGRPAGGTAADRTASADGSPGASGSAGPPSPVSTGGVLTVHVVGEVKVPSVVTLSPGARVMDAVEAAGGFTPAAVKDRINLAENVADGAQIVIPNKGNVDEVLAGRAAPGGGAGAAGATAPNAVSTPAGAPNGAPEPDARGGGTAATGSLVNLNTATEAELEELPRVGPVLAQRIVEFRTQHGPFASPEQLDDVTGVGPAVLEALLPLVTV; encoded by the coding sequence GTGCCGGGCTCGTCGGCAGGGCATGCCGGGGCCACGGGTGCCGCGATCCACAAGGCCGCTGTCGCGGGTGCCGAGGCGGAACCCCTGCCACCGTCCGGGGAGCGCTCCGACGGCCCGGAGCCGCCCCCCGCGGCGCACTTCGATCCGGAGGCGCTCTCCGCTCCCCACATGCACTCCCGGCACCGTGAGGACGTGACGGTGCGCAGGAGCCTGAGCCGCCCGGCCCTGGTGCTGCTGTACGTCATGCTGCTCGTGGCACTGGGCGCAGGATGCGCCGCCCTGCTGCGTGGCGGCGAGGACCAGGACGCCGTGATGGTGTCCGCCACCACGTCCGCTGAGGAGAGCTCGCCAGGTGGGGACCCACGGGAGTCCTCTGGCGCACCCGAGGGTCGCCCCGCCGGAGGCACGGCAGCGGACAGGACCGCCTCCGCGGACGGGTCACCCGGCGCCTCGGGATCTGCGGGCCCGCCCTCTCCCGTGTCCACGGGCGGTGTTCTGACCGTGCACGTGGTGGGGGAGGTCAAAGTTCCTTCCGTGGTCACCCTCTCGCCCGGGGCGCGGGTCATGGACGCGGTGGAGGCCGCCGGGGGATTCACTCCCGCCGCAGTGAAGGACCGCATCAACTTGGCGGAGAACGTCGCGGACGGCGCGCAGATCGTGATCCCCAACAAGGGGAACGTGGACGAGGTGCTGGCCGGGCGTGCAGCTCCCGGTGGCGGGGCCGGGGCAGCCGGTGCCACCGCCCCGAACGCCGTGAGCACACCCGCGGGAGCGCCCAACGGTGCCCCCGAGCCGGATGCCCGGGGCGGAGGCACTGCGGCCACAGGTTCCCTCGTGAACCTCAACACGGCCACCGAGGCCGAGCTGGAGGAACTGCCCAGGGTGGGCCCGGTGCTCGCGCAGCGGATCGTGGAGTTCCGCACCCAGCACGGGCCGTTCGCTTCACCCGAGCAGCTGGACGACGTCACCGGTGTGGGGCCGGCGGTGCTGGAGGCGCTGCTGCCCCTGGTCACGGTATGA
- a CDS encoding ComEC/Rec2 family competence protein, with the protein MTVTWDLRLLPVALAVWVTAAATLAGQWQAGVVSVLLCAAGHLLVCLAPHGRRWLRGRRPSHTLTSARETPALQWRSRVRPSPRSTWAARRRGPDTAPRPHAQNAVATGRRGTAVLTLVVLLAGSAALVSALAATAPARAFLVQHPQGSVVRVAATVAGTPSPYTSHAGAGEQEAGHGVAVTLDVQRADGTPTATELTVFATHPGWEGMRDGEPVNAVVTVADTAAPGRLLARATSPPVSSGHGGQDPGPLEAVRADLTRVAGGFGAVSAGLVPGMTVGDTSQLPDALAQSMKDTGLTHLTAVSGSNCALVMTLTGFTVLSLGAGRRTCVGVGLVALAGFVVLVGPDPSVLRAGVMGALGGLAMLSGRAGVSLNALCAAVTALVLVRPDLATDMGFVLSVLATAGIVVSARPVTRVLSARLPTVLAVCIAVPLVAQLWCGPALLLLNPDLPLYSLPANMAAAPLVPVVTVAGLLAVCVLLAGHLLNPVLSWAWPDAADPASFAGWDRAASLPVGVASYPARGLGWLADTFAALPGAHVPWPPGVPGFLLLTLVTVLALAALHTVDAHMRRPRPTAGTVDPTPAERPVPDAVWRARAHCTRARRRLLAVTASLALGMLLVTAVLWWFRPAPPWESVVCDVGQGDAVLHRTGEHSAVLVDGGPDPRALTQCLRDADVTHLDAVIATHDHADHVAGLEGLAETVDVDRVWYSAAGDTPPDELSQWADIATRPAPGEQLRLGPLTVEVLAPAPPPTVPDGSPTAGTAPPGTGAGGSGGSTTPRPPHRKVTSEDENNASLVLLLTLDGPDGTTTWLSAGDLEADGYRRTLHTLPGGHPPPVDVLKVSHHGARNGGTDIIRDTHPALAVISVGEDNSYGHPHPETVAGLQEVGAAMARTDQNGALWVHREGDRVVVSRR; encoded by the coding sequence ATGACCGTCACGTGGGACCTGCGGTTGCTGCCCGTGGCGCTCGCGGTGTGGGTCACGGCGGCGGCGACGCTCGCGGGGCAGTGGCAGGCCGGTGTCGTGTCTGTGCTGCTGTGCGCGGCCGGACACCTGCTGGTGTGCCTGGCCCCGCACGGGCGGCGGTGGCTGCGGGGCCGTCGACCGTCCCACACGCTCACCTCCGCCAGGGAAACACCCGCGCTACAGTGGCGGTCTCGCGTGCGGCCCTCCCCGCGGAGCACCTGGGCGGCTCGCCGCCGCGGCCCGGACACCGCGCCCCGCCCCCACGCGCAGAACGCCGTGGCCACCGGGCGCCGCGGAACCGCGGTGCTGACCCTGGTGGTCCTGCTGGCGGGGTCCGCCGCGCTCGTGAGCGCCCTCGCGGCCACGGCACCGGCCCGGGCGTTCCTGGTGCAGCACCCGCAGGGATCGGTGGTCCGTGTGGCGGCCACCGTGGCCGGGACGCCGTCCCCCTACACCTCCCACGCGGGCGCGGGGGAGCAGGAGGCCGGGCACGGGGTGGCCGTGACCCTGGACGTGCAACGCGCTGACGGGACCCCCACCGCCACGGAACTCACGGTGTTTGCCACCCATCCCGGCTGGGAGGGTATGCGGGACGGGGAGCCCGTGAACGCCGTCGTGACGGTGGCGGACACCGCAGCACCCGGACGGCTGCTCGCCCGTGCGACGTCGCCACCCGTCTCCTCAGGACACGGCGGGCAGGACCCGGGGCCGCTGGAGGCCGTGCGTGCCGACCTCACCCGCGTGGCCGGCGGCTTCGGCGCCGTGAGTGCGGGACTCGTCCCCGGGATGACCGTGGGAGACACCTCCCAGCTGCCGGACGCGCTCGCCCAGAGCATGAAGGACACCGGGCTCACCCACCTCACCGCGGTGTCCGGGTCAAACTGCGCGCTGGTGATGACCCTGACCGGGTTCACCGTACTGTCCCTCGGCGCGGGCCGGCGCACGTGCGTGGGGGTGGGGCTCGTGGCGCTCGCGGGCTTCGTGGTGCTCGTGGGCCCGGACCCCTCCGTGCTGCGCGCCGGGGTCATGGGGGCCCTGGGCGGGCTTGCCATGCTCAGCGGACGCGCCGGGGTGAGCCTCAACGCGCTGTGCGCGGCGGTGACCGCGCTGGTACTGGTTCGCCCGGACCTGGCCACGGACATGGGATTCGTGCTCTCCGTCCTGGCCACGGCGGGCATCGTGGTCAGTGCCCGTCCCGTCACCCGGGTGCTCAGCGCCCGCCTGCCCACCGTTCTCGCCGTGTGCATCGCGGTGCCGCTCGTGGCCCAGCTGTGGTGCGGGCCCGCACTGCTGCTGCTCAACCCCGACCTGCCGCTGTACTCCCTGCCCGCCAACATGGCCGCCGCACCCCTGGTGCCGGTGGTCACCGTGGCCGGACTGCTCGCGGTGTGCGTCCTGCTGGCCGGACACCTGCTGAACCCCGTGCTGTCCTGGGCGTGGCCGGATGCTGCTGATCCCGCCTCGTTCGCGGGCTGGGACCGGGCCGCGAGCCTGCCCGTGGGAGTCGCGTCCTACCCGGCACGTGGCCTCGGCTGGCTCGCCGACACCTTCGCCGCCCTGCCCGGCGCGCACGTCCCCTGGCCACCCGGGGTGCCGGGATTCCTCCTCCTCACCCTCGTGACCGTCCTCGCGCTCGCCGCGCTGCACACGGTGGACGCGCACATGCGCCGGCCGCGGCCAACCGCTGGCACCGTGGACCCCACACCCGCCGAACGCCCGGTGCCCGACGCCGTGTGGCGCGCCCGCGCGCACTGCACCCGGGCACGACGCCGCCTGCTCGCCGTCACCGCGTCCCTCGCCCTGGGCATGCTCCTGGTCACCGCCGTCCTGTGGTGGTTCCGGCCTGCACCGCCGTGGGAATCCGTGGTGTGCGACGTGGGGCAGGGCGACGCCGTCCTGCACCGTACGGGGGAGCACAGCGCCGTGCTCGTGGACGGCGGCCCCGACCCCCGGGCACTGACCCAGTGCCTCCGGGACGCTGACGTCACCCACCTGGACGCGGTGATCGCCACCCACGACCACGCCGACCACGTCGCCGGGCTCGAGGGGCTCGCCGAGACCGTGGACGTGGACCGCGTCTGGTACTCCGCCGCCGGGGACACCCCACCGGACGAGCTCAGCCAGTGGGCGGACATCGCCACGCGCCCCGCTCCCGGCGAGCAGCTGCGCCTGGGGCCGCTCACCGTGGAGGTTCTCGCCCCCGCACCTCCGCCCACTGTCCCTGATGGCTCCCCGACGGCAGGCACGGCGCCGCCGGGCACCGGGGCAGGCGGCTCCGGCGGCAGCACGACACCACGCCCCCCGCACCGGAAGGTCACCTCCGAGGACGAGAACAACGCCTCCCTCGTCCTGCTGCTGACCCTCGACGGCCCCGACGGCACCACCACCTGGCTCAGTGCAGGCGACCTCGAAGCGGACGGCTACCGCCGTACGCTGCACACCCTCCCCGGCGGACACCCACCCCCGGTCGACGTCCTCAAGGTCTCCCACCACGGCGCCCGCAACGGCGGCACCGACATCATTCGTGACACCCACCCGGCGCTCGCCGTGATCTCCGTGGGGGAGGACAACAGCTACGGCCACCCGCACCCCGAGACGGTCGCCGGGTTGCAGGAGGTGGGCGCTGCAATGGCCCGCACCGACCAGAACGGCGCGCTGTGGGTGCACCGCGAAGGAGATCGCGTGGTCGTGTCACGGCGCTGA